In Rattus norvegicus strain BN/NHsdMcwi chromosome 1, GRCr8, whole genome shotgun sequence, a genomic segment contains:
- the Znf431l gene encoding zinc finger protein 431-like yields MQETYRNLTAIGYNWEDHSIEEHCQSFRRHGRHERCHTGEKTSENTQCGKAFAQHSHLQRHKSTHTGEKLYECKPRDKAFTYDSQLQTLERIHTGEKPYKCNQCGKAFERRCNLGRHKLIHTGRKSYKCNQCGKAFAQHSHLKTHGITHTGEKPYECDQCGKAFAYHSSLQVHKRIHTGEKPYECDWYGKAFVDQNDLKRHERIHTGEKPYKCNECDKAFGNHRNFRLHKMMHAGEKLYKCNECGKAFSQISHLQTHKSTHTREELYECKQCGKAFTCHNELQSHKRIHTGEKSYECNQCGKVFKSHRYLQVHKTIHTGEKPYVCDQCGKAFAHGPLRWHKIMHTRKKTYKCNQCGKAFARHSHLKTHGVTHTGEKPYKCDQCGKAFASHSYLQVHKRIHTGEKPYECDQCGKAFTSHSYLQVHKRIHTGEKPYVCDQCGKAFAQLSHLQVHGITHTGEKPYKCAQCGKAFASHSYLQVHKRIHTGENLYECNQCGKAFASHSPLQVHKRIHTGEKPYVCDQCGKDFVVQSDLKRHKRTHTGEKPYKCNECGKAFVRNGSLRTHKVIHTGEKPYKCNECGKAFVWNGSLRTHKVIHTGEKPYKCNECGKAFACNTSLRTHKAIHTGVKRFKCKQCGKAFVGQNYLKKHERIHTGEKLYKCNECGKAFVFDSSLRKHKAVHTGVKP; encoded by the exons atgcagGAGACCTATAGGAACCTCACTGCTATAG GTTACAATTGGGAAGACCATAGTATTGAAGAACATTGTCAAAGTttcagaagacatggaag GCATGAAAGatgtcatactggagagaaaaccTCTGAAAatactcagtgtggtaaagcctttgcacaacatagtcatctccaaagacataagagcacacatactggagagaaactctatGAATGTAAGCCACGTGATAAAGCCTTTACATACGATTCTCAGCTTCAAACTCTTGAAAGgattcatactggagaaaaaccctacaaatgtaatcaatgtggtaaagcctttgaacGTCGTTGTAATCTTGGAAGGCATAAACTAATACATACTGGAAGAAAATCCTACAAAtgcaatcagtgtggtaaagcctttgcacaacacAGTCATCTCAAAACGCATggaataacacatactggagagaaaccttacgaatgtgatcagtgtggtaaagcctttgcatatcatagttctctccaagtacataaaagaatacatactggagagaagccctatgaatgtgatTGGtatggtaaagcctttgtagatCAGAATGATCTTAaaaggcatgaaagaattcatactggagagaaaccctacaaatgtaatgaatgtgataaagcctttggaAATCACCGTAATTTTCGACTGCATAAAATGATGCATGCTGGAGAAAAACTCTACAAATgcaatgaatgtggtaaagccttttcacaaaTCAGTCATCTCCAAacacataaaagcacacatactAGAGAGGAACTCTATGAATGTaaacaatgtggtaaagcctttacatgCCATAATGAACTTCAAAGTCATAAAaggattcatactggagagaaatccTATGAAtgcaatcaatgtggtaaagtcTTTAAATCTCAtcgttatctccaagtacataaaacaatacatactggagagaagccctatgtgtgtgatcaatgtggtaaagcctttgcacatggTCCTCTTAGATGGCATAAAATAATGCATACTAGGAAAAAAACCTACAAAtgcaatcagtgtggtaaagcctttgcacgacACAGCCATCTCAAAACGCATGGagtaacacatactggagagaaaccttacaagtgtgatcaatgtggtaaagcctttgcatctcatagttatctccaagtacataaaagaatacatactggagagaagccctatgaatgtgatcaatgtggtaaagcctttacatctcatagttatctccaagtacataaaagaatacatactggagagaagccctatgtatgcgaccaatgtggtaaagcctttgcacaactcAGTCATCTCCAAGTTCATggaataacacatactggagagaaaccttacaagtgtgctcaatgtggtaaagcctttgcatctcatagttatctccaagtacataaaagaatacatactggagagaatctctatgaatgtaatcaatgtggtaaagcctttgcatctcatagtcctctccaagtacataaaagaatacatactggagagaagccctatgtatgtgatcaatgtggtaaagactTTGTAGTTCAGAGTGATcttaaaagacataaaagaacacatactggcgagaaaccttacaaatgtaatgaatgtggtaaagcctttgtacgGAATGGTAGTCTCCGAACACATAAAgtaatacatactggagagaaaccttacaaatgtaatgaatgtggtaaagcctttgtatggAATGGTAGTCTCCGAACACATAAAgtaatacatactggagagaaaccttacaaatgtaatgaatgtggtaaagcctttgcatgtaaCACTAGTCTCCGAACACATAAAGCAATACATACTGGAGTGAAACGTTTCAAATGtaagcaatgtggtaaagcctttgtaggtcagaattaccttaaaaagcatgaaagaattcatactggagagaaactttacaaatgtaatgaatgtggtaaagcctttgtttTTGATTCTAGTCTCCGAAAACATAAAGCAGTACATACTGGAGTGAAACCTTAA